The stretch of DNA ACACAgttgaaaatcgaaattttcgtacgCTGATCGTTATCGATACGTCACGACTCTATAGAaacgtattgttttttttttacatcgcaATGATTTCTTACGACAAACGTGCCCATGTGCTTCGTTTCTTCAATGCTTTTTAATCGTTCCAAACAATTAAATTGCTCTTTCGTAGCTAACTGTGCAAGATAAGAAAACATAGTCGTGCATAGACACTGACGTAGAAATTTTTACGATGACTCCTTTCGAGTTACAATTAATCattatgcatattttttttcttttgtgaaGTGTACCTATAGTCGATGTAACGAACGATTTATGCATAAAATGATCATCGGTCGTCATAATGCAAAAGTGGCAAGGACCTTGATAATATGtcgtaatataatttttcataccTACGTATCATACACGCATTAGTAAATATAATGTAAATCCTGTTATCAATAATAATGCTCGAAAACTTAACAAAAGaagcaattcttttttttttttaatattgtataaaCGATCGCGACACCACGCAGAGTCCAGGGGTGCCAAGACCCGCATTCTCAGCACGACCAAAACGCTGCAGGCAGTGACGGTGAGCTACCTAATCCGTATTAATTAGTTACATTAGGTTCtaaattttatatgtatatatatacacgatgCGTACACACCAGATCAAACCTTAAgtcgtttttaaataaaagtaaacgaCGAATGGATTGCGAAAATAATACCAACAAACGTAACGTTACAGTTCATGTTGGACTAACTCGATAGTTACGTATATCTCTGTACTTTCCCCACCGGTAAcccattaaaaaaaatatcgtaaCACATTGTACGATGTTCTGTAACCAAACTATTCATCCTGTCTATGACCAAAGAATTGTCGGTGAAAACTATTCGCGTCCGTACAATAATTCGTCTTGCAGTTTTAGCGCTCTATGAAAATAGATGATACATTCTTTGACGATGGCAATGATACATATATATCGTACAACGAAGAACGCGTTTTTCGTGTTCTACAATAGAGTAGCGAAATGAACATGCAGATAGAATTAGTTGCATCGTGATAACGAATGGGAAAACTTTACGCAAAGTTCGATCACTGTCAGTTCTCGCGACATCGACGAATACAGGAGGCTTTCTCGCTATTTGCAAACTACAATCGCTCCAACGATAGCTTTCACTTTTTACAAGTCAATGAAAGACGATCCCCGAACAAATCTCGTTCCGACGACGCCAAAGGCACCAAGTAAAAGAAATAGCCCTGACACTTGAACGCTCATATCCAATTGCTTTTTTTCCGTCCATATTTCGTTCGATACCTTTTTGGCACTATTTGGCCGTCTATTATAATCGATACGCATTAGTAACACGTTATCGGATCGAGTCAGGTGAAACGTCTGCATTTAATCTTCAAGACAGTTTATGTATGAACATAATTTGCACGTAATAATATGTTGTCTAAAAAGGAAGGACACTGTTGAATTTCATAACCAATATCTGTTTTTAACACTTCGATGATTCCACTTTCAATTTTAccataaaattatttcattatccCGACCTAGCAGTAAGAAAAGATGAAGGGTGAtgtctatatatttatatatacttttatCCTTATATAGTAAAACAGAAATGACAATGGCACAGAATATTACTAAACCTCGTTATGTTAGCTTTGATTTAGCATTCATGTAATTATTGGCAACGTGACGAATAGTTTTAAATATTAACGTTAGTTTCCTGTAAATCGGTTTCCTAATCGTTCCTAGTCTAGTTTCGCTGATTCCTCTTCGCATGTAATCTCTCATTCACTCTCTCGCATTCTCCCTATATCTCTCGCAGACTCTCTCATTGTGTTCATGTTTTATTAttcctgtttttcttttttttttttggaaagttcCGACTACTTCTCGTCTGCGTCTCTTGGGTCATTGTGCGTCCTTGGAAATTTGACTAGCATATAGattttcaacgaataaattaacGCTTTGTTCTTCGACATGACGATTCTATGTACGTAAAAACCCTCGTCATCGTCGGACACGGTTACGGTAGCGTTATGAAACAAATACGATATTCGCGCGGGTCTTCGTTAATACtgaaatacgaaaaaataatatttcttattacGATTTATTTATCCCCACTAGTCGTACAGAGCCGATACCAAAACATGTCGCCCATTTGCTATTTCGGAGAAATTTATGAAACTCTCGTGTCTTATTTTCTTGCTTACTTATTCATTGCAAGGTGCACAGAAACCTATTGCGACGCGCGATACTACCAACGATGTTTGTAAATCGGCGAacaagcgtataacgcattttATACAACGTTTCCTGAATATCTGCGTAATTGGTGTTCATGTACATTCTGCTtacaaagtataataatatGATCCTCTCGGCAGTGATGTCGCACTGTCTTATCAAACTTTCACTCAAAATTGGACCGACATTTAATTTATGGGAATCACAGTCCTTTCGAAGCTTAGCAATCAACTCTAAGAGACGCACAACAATACATTGAAACacctaaatatatatacaatatcttAACGAGTAGCAAACAAAATTCAAAGTATATCAAATCACAAAGCGGATAAGAGGCACGATACTGCTTTCACGAGTTTTATATAACGTACGGAGGAAAGTTTCTTAAAGCTTTCTTCGTAAAATACAACACTGCAACTTAATACCAATGTGTAACGCTCAATCAAAGATACACGTGCATCTTGAGTGAAAAATCTTATACCCTATAGCGATTCGCGATGGTTGCCCCTGCATCGATTGCTTGAATATAAAACTGTTTCTACATAACACGCATGTACCAATACTTAATTGTCgctaaacaaaaatttgaaactctTACTTTGCAACAGGTATAAATTTTTTAGCAAACAAAACAATGTCCGTAAACTCGTACACTAGCTGTTTTTGTGCAACATCACTGTCAGGAGTTTAActgtcacacacacacaccttgCCGTGAAGTCGTACAGATCAGTCTATCGCATCGAAGTTACTTCGATTTGTATATCATATCCGGGTTCATGGTCGTCACGGATTGGACTTACTGAGGAAGCTAACCAGCATTCGTTCATGCCTTGCACCTAGACGGGCAAATCTCTTAAGTATCGCGATCCTAAGCGTCGCGGAGTTGGATGTTAGTTAATTCTTGCTATTACTACGTGGACTCGCAGGCTGACTGTTTGCCTGTTGCGCGCGTTGAATGTAGATATTTAAAAGCTTCAGTTTACTGGTATACAAACAGCTGAGATGAGGCTTCAGGACCTCTTCGCCGACTGCCAAATGTATCGCTACCATGCAGAACACGGCACTTTTGCGCACCGCGCTTTCATAATCGTCGTAAGCCTAATGATAAAGATAGGTATTAACGCCACGCGTAGAAAAAAGGTAAGGTATCtataacgaaaatatttcaaattacctTAATGAGACCAGGCATAACTTTTGACAAATGAGGCTCTATCGCATCTCGACCCCAATGTTCCACTACTTTGTGCAGCATTTTAATTGCACCCATGTTTAGGGGATACGGTTCTGTAGTTATTATGGTTGATACTAAATGAATTATTTGTTCTGGTTTTAGAACCATTGCTATTGTTGCAGCACATTTTTCTGCTATCCAAAGAATCTATTAAAGGTAAATATAAACAATTAATCATAGCATTGAACGATGCAGAAAAACTATAGTCTGTTCAACGAGTCAAATCACCAGATATAAACAAAACATGCACGTGCTGAAACACAAACGAAGGGTAGTAGCCACAACTATTGGCTGCGACAAATAATTAAAGTCATTTGTTCATTCCAGGGCCGAATTTGTATCATTTTCTAAACAtagaaatacaataaaatttctACGCCAATTATAACCATTCCGAAAATCTCATACAGAAAATGTTGCAATAGCTGGTGATTCCATTCATCGAACGAACTATAATTTATATctattaatttatacaattactGAAGATCTCGAGTTACTGCTGCTGCTGGAAGAATCTTGTTTCTGGTCGTCCAATTTGTACACACTAATTACTTTCAGAATGAGAAGTTCAggataaacggaaaaactgtcTACAAGTTCTGGGCACTTAAGCATATCGATAAATGTTTGTAGTACTTCTACTTGCATTTTCTTGTTATCATTAGTCAAACTATCTAATAACGTTTTGAGCAGTTtcctaaaaaataaataaatagaaaaaaaaaaacaacttagTCCTCTGATAATTGTGATTACCAAATGTACGTTGATGGAACAAAACCtacttaaaattttgttttatatacGAGGCATCTCCTTCTCGAACATATTGCTGAAACTCTTGTAGAGCTGATACTTTCTCTTCAGTCTGTGACACCTTGGATTGCAACGTTTTAATCATATTATCTAAACATTCTGGCCTCTTTGCCGAATCGGGCGATGATCCTGCAATAAGTATTGAATCAATGAAACCGACTTTCGAATAAATCAAAcgttaattaatttctgtaaCACAAAATGGTAAACGTACCATGCGTTTTGTAACCGTTATTTTCTTGAGGTAAAATGAGATCTCCGGCAATCGTATCGCTTGAACCATTTACCGTAATATTTGTTACTGACCGTCCTCTTTGCGTGGGCGAAGAAACGGAAGACGATCGACCCTAACAATACCAAAACGCTATACAAAACATTACACTTTATAAATGATATCCACATATTATCTATTTTATTACCGAATTACACAACGTGAGACCTTCCATTTTCTCTTCTACGTCAGCCATATTACTAATTCCACTGTCTTTGCTGGTAGTCGCTCGTTCTAAACGCTCGAAACCGTAATTCTGAATTTCTGCTGTCGTACGTCTCAATGATCTGTAGGAAGcactttaaaattaaaatgacaaaGAATGCTAAACCATTGGATCTTCGTATTAGAGATATGCAAACAACTGACTTATAAACTTCCTCCAAGTTCTCGTCCGCATTGTCAATATCGCCTTTAGCTTTTGAACGAGCTGGAGAACTTTGCGCTCTTGGAGGTGGAGTACCAGGTGACGCTGGATTACTTGTACCCGAGGATTTTCTTAAATGATTCTGTACTAATGGCAGCGCCGCCTCCTACgatgttcaaatatattttaggAAAAGTATGATCTATTTACCATTTTGTTTATGGACTATTTTTAAATAGCCTTACTTGATAATACTTTGGTAACTCGGCCAATATCATAGTCACTTTCGGAGGatttaaattatacaatgaTATAACAGCATTTTGTGCATGTTTTCTAACTTCCTGGCTTTTAACGTCATTAGACCAATCGAGTAACCTTGCCAGCGCTGACCCAGCGGAATTATTAAGTGCAGACGGCTCTGCTGTTTCTGCGATTTGCGTAATAAACGTAAGTGTGGCTAGTTTTACACGAGAATTCGGCGTTTGTGTCGGATCTGTCAGATACCTCATCACTGCAGGCAGAAGTTGTTCTCCTGGGAAACATTCTCTACAAAAGCAAAAAGATTCAAACTGTTaccaaatataattcgaacatTTATACGAACTTTGAGGATTATACTTCTCGTCTCACCTGACAACATCGAGTGTCTTATGGATTTTTGCTAGTATTGACCCGAGTAAATCAGTGCCTAATTTGTTCATGAGTCTTGCACACAATACGTATAGCCAATCGCCAAGATCTTCGCTATGAGTAGCTACCAGTTCGTTTAATGTGTCCAAAAATAAACTGAAGACCTTTGTATGAGAGTCCATAAACATTTTGGTAAAAATATCCGTCACTTTTCGTAACTCCGTCGCCGTAAGTGTATTTCCATTTGAAAGAAAATGCTGCAATCCAACTAAACCTTCTTTCCTGTCTCCCCAATGTTTATGCGCACAATTTTCAATAATGTCCTTAATGTcctgtaaaataacaatttagTTTACACAACAATGAGTAATGAAATTATCACAGCAATGAATTTAAAGTCTTATTTGAAATGTAGGTATTATTTTTTGGTTTTTGTATTGCCGCAGAAGAGTATAGTATATAAAATATCGAAGATATTTGCATCAAGTAAATGGaaatgaatattaaatttaacaaaCCTTCGGGATAGATTGATCCCACATATCACGATACAGTCTTTGTTGAGAGCCACTCCATGAGAACGACTAATGGGTAGATGGACGATGGACAGATATGGAGAACAGAACGGCGCATCGCGTTAGTCCAAACCAAACAAATACGCCGCAAcaaaaccaaaagaaaaaacCAAACATGCGTCATCTACACTGTTATAGGATGCTGAAAGCGCTGCTTTCTTAAGCTTCTCGCCTGAATCTACCCCATAGGGGTAGGAATTCGGGAAATGATATATGTTTATAATCAAGGATGGTAAACAAACtcagtaaaaaaaaatgtaattttattacgttataaaataaaagtgTTCAGGAACTTACTTTGTGTAAAATGTCAAACAGTGTTTTTACACAAGCGAGTGCAAGTAGCATAATTTTCTTGAACCTTATATTTGCAGATATATGGTAAAAGCATCTTTAAATTGCATAGCAAATAGAAATCCATAAATACATGTAATTTTGCAGCCATTTGTAGTATATTTTATTGCACATAAATATTAGAAAagcattaataaattaaatgaaCATCCAATAAGGAAGCATAATGGCatataataattgtttgaatAATGTCTGTAATGTTAATGCAGAGTGATACTTGTTACAATGTACATGAAACTAATGTATATTGTTTTGGAATGTCATTACGCCAGGTACAGCCAATGAggcatttaatcatttattcgTTAAGAATTTCTAATAATGAAATTTGGGACCTGAAAGGGTGCACATCAAACAATTACAAGAGCGTTGCTGAATATAAACATGTTATAAACTACTAATTGCGTTATTACTTTACTCTTCTACTGTAATCGTATTAAGATGCAGTGTTGGGCACAATTTTATTGAgataactattataaatattttttattcaaaattattcgaataatatccaATTCTGATAAGACAATTGTTATTCCATTGTTTTGACAAAAATCTGTGATATTTTCTTTACTTACGTCGTTCGGTCGTCTGAAGCTATCCATGCTCCGTTCTGAACATATACTACTGGTTTCACTGTCATCGCTGTGGTCACCTTTTACCCTTGGCGTTCTTGTATAACTGTCGATATTATCAAATGTAAGCGCATCTGCTAATGCTGATTCCGCTTCGCGTGATTGCTGCAACATCTTTTGCGCCATGACTGGTCTAGACTGAGGTCTATCCGTAGGAGACATATGCAAATTTCTTCCCctacaaattataaaatactCCTTATTCATATAGCCAAAGTAGTAGTAGACCCAGGTGAAAACGAAATGTTCAAGTAAATACCGTATTTTGCTTGCGAAACTTCTATCCATTCCAAATCTCTGTGGGCTGGGTTCACGGCTATTACCGGTACTCCTGATTCCGTGTCCAGATAATCGTCTGGGTCTCGCAATCAAGGATTCTCCTTCACGATTATACGTCGCGTAACTCAGCCTAGATGATGGTGATCCCGACCGACTGCTGGCTGTTACCATATCATAGATGAATTAAGTTAAAACTCTTCTAATAtcatatttctttaaaatgtcgagaaacttttttctttttactcacGCTGAGATTGCGACACTCCGGACATTCTCGTTCGTGTTCTTGCAGTTCTTTCTGGACTAGCAACCGTTATGGTGTCTGGTGATTTACTAGGACGTGCTACAGATGACATAATAGGGAGCGCCTGCTTGAAATGTATAACAACAATAaggataattattttaataattactacTCACGGAGAGAAGCTTTCTGTCTGCTGATATTTGCATACATCATTCTGGCTTTTGCTCTTTGTGCAGCTTGCAAATCTATAGCGCTAGTGGACCTAACACCTGACGTTCCGCGATctgaagaaaaatttgaaagataTACATAAAAATACTGAAGACATTTGTGTCGCGTATATTGGATGCATTTAGTGCAATATTCTAAATCGCGGTgatcttttcaagcatcaaacAAGAACGTAACAATTACAATGATTGTCAGTGGGTCTTTGTAGAACTGGAATACCAGACTGACGATAAGACCGTGGCAAGGACGGAGTACGTCTGAGCGGGCCATGTGGTTGACCCGAAGTTTGATGCAAATTTTCCGTACTACCTTCATACGTTTAATGTAAAGAAGAATCACAAAAGCAGCATGAAAAAAAGTGAGAAGTATTTTACACTGCGTTGCTATAACTGAGTCTCTGCATTTATATCTAACCCCATTACTATCTGTCACAAGTACTATcttcttttaattaaataaaaaatgaatgagGTTTACCTGCGGCACTCATTGCTGGTCTAGAAGTTCTCGGACTAACACTTGCTGATCTCGTGACTACGTTCAAACTGTTAATACTACCACTATTGCTAAGAGACATTAACGAACGTTTGTATGCAGTGTCAAGACTGTTGAGCAACGCTTCTGCTTGCTCGGGAAAATGATCTTTAAATGCCCAATATGAtctgaaagtatttaaaatagaGTTTGTATTTACTATTCTTTCGGAAAAGTGAGCATTCAATAACATTCAAGTATAAAGTATATTTACTTCCTAGCAAAAGCTCTAGCTTCTGAATCCGAATCTGCAATACCCTTTTTAATCGTGTCTTGTAATATTTGTACATGTTTCTGCAATATCTGGGTAGGCCACGTTTGTAGAATTAGATTTAGATATTCGCACGAAGCTCGTCGTATGTCTTTACTTTTGTTATTTAAACACGAGGTGATAATTGGCACGAAACGACTGAAGTGTGTATTTTGAAGAATAAACCTCACAGCCACAGCACCGGCAGTTGCTACAACCTaaatgatcaaaattattaatacaaGCTTTACAATATCTTTACATTTCCTTCTTGTCGGTGGTAACAATTTGTTACGAATCTCACCTTGGCACTATTTTGTATGAGATTCATTAAGGTGAGTAAAACTGCCTCTCCAAAACTagcaaatttatttttcaaatgttgACTAAGAAATGCTAAAGTAATGCACGCTTCCCTGACAACTTGTGACCTAAGATCGGAGCAAGCAACTTCAAACGGTCTTTGcacgtttttcaaacattctagGAAGTTCTCGTAATTTGTACCACCCGCGATAACAATAGATCTTAACTTTTTCATCTGTAAAGTAAGGTAAGTTCATTACATGTGTCCACTGATTCAGACTGTTACGTATTTTAAAAACGGTTTAATTCTTCCAACACATACACTTTCTGTCCTTTGTTTCCAATCTTTCTTGTCATCACCCACGTTATCTTTGATAACTTTCATCTGTTCTTCCAGATCCTTTGCTGAAAACAAATTTACCGATGGCACATCTTCAAATGCTGTAAGGAAAGTCTCCTCATCAACGGCACCAGCCTGACCTAGATACATTAATCAGaagtttatacattatattaaaaCATGAACATATATACTACTTATCATGAAAAAATGTCGTTCTGCAATGATTTTTGCAATTGATTATGGTAATCCAGAAACATTTTGATTCTAAATATGATACTGTCAGAAATTTTTAACACGCTTTACCTTTGAATTTATGAACTTTATAAATTGACAAAAGTTTCAAATGTATATTATATGATACCTTATCGTCCTACATATTTTATGCTTCACAGTATTATGAAGTGAAGGTGACATAAAAAGCGGtgcaattgaaaaaatattatagatGTGTAAGCATCTTATTAAATTTCACACACCTATTAAATAAAGCGCAAACAAATAAAGATAAAGCAATGATATCCAAAGGTCTTAAACCAAAATATGCATGGCACATGACCAGTATTATTTTGaccaaatttgaataatttcttatttcttGTATTTATATCATGATGGATGTTtatagaaaaggaagaaaaaaaataacacaaagGCACCAAGTTTTTAACAAAACAtataaattatttcacgaaCCATCATGATATAACACAAAACTAGTAAAGCCAATGGAATTTTAGATACCTGGTGTCGATTTTATTGACACGTTTCGTTTGACGGTTGCTGCCCTTGGAACCGTGTGTGATGCATTACCAGGTCGAGCTGTCATGCAAGCGAATAATTAGCATTCTCGTCACAAAAATGTCAACAGTGTATTGACATTTTATTGGCGAATGATGGAGAGAcatcattaatattatttaaaatgctGAGCCACAGTAAGGAGAAAGCATAAGAGTTATAAGTTAGCACGCTTCACACCTGTGCACTGGTTGCAGGAAGAACATGTGTTTCCATAAAGTTAATCATAAGATTTGCAACACTCGCGTGAATGAAGTGAAATAAGTAAAACACTtatgttttaaaaaataatggaGCATTTGCTTGTAGCACACAAAGCGCTTTCGCTTACATATAACATAAcagtaaaataaatgtaaattcatTAACTAAaggttaataattaaatatattacttggaaattataaacaaatttgaaTTAAAACCTTGAGGTGTATTTGGCTATCTTATTTTACCTatcttattttttacttttctaaGTGAGCAAGtataacatttaaaatattctaatataCTATGCTTACAAATACAATGATCATTTTATTATACTTCTGACAAAAATTAGAGAACTGTGAGTTAAATGTATTTTATGATACACCTGAATTACTATATTGTAATGTACCAtgcttgaaataaaattaaaataattatttataatatactttaGTCTTATTAATTTGTACAGAATTACATATATAAGTAGTTCTGAACAAAATGTACAAGTACCTAAAGCAGAAGATGGAATTCTTGCAGGTCCAAATTGTCCTCTTTTTGGAGGAGCAGCTGACCTTTTCACGGGGGCAGACTTAATCtataacatttatatttatcCCATTTAAATGCACAGAACTAACaaatacatattattttatttatttatatccaATACTTACAGCTCTGTCTGGCTCGTCTGTACTCTTTCCAActggaatagaaaaaaaaaatataaatatataaatataaaaatataaacacatACACATTTATAGATAAAAGTTTAGCAAAAGAATTTctttgtgtaaaaatattttttctttaaaggTAAATAATTAATCCATGGAGTACAATCTATTATATGGaatgatttattttattcaaaattttttagAACTGTGTACCTAAGTCTGGATATAGCCATGGTGGTTTGTGAATGTCACAATGACATCCTCTTGCTCTAGCACCTGGATGCTTCACAATATTATCCCACTGAAGAATCCATTTACTACTTGGATCCCATATCTTTTTATCAATACTAGGATATTTTTTTAATCCTCTATGCAAGCAGCGATGGCTGCTTGACAGCAGTATACCAGCATCATTCATTTTATGAAGAAGAAAATTGAACACACCACAATCAGTGAATAACAGTTTCTGAATGATCTCTGAATGTTACGTAAAGTACAACTTATATTTCAACATGATTCAAAAAAACACTACCACAGTATAAGAAATCTTCATTGTGACATAGTACGTTAGCGCTATCTTCTTCTTGCATTCTTAAAAATTAACGCGTCGCTAATTAAGATGGCACATATCGATAAACGAAGTTAaacaaacgaaatattttcgtaagagGAGCAAAAGACTTCCGCTTGCTTAGGTACAAAACTTACGAGAAAAACTCTAGGAAACGTGAAGTACAcgtatgtaaatatgtataatacatattttcACATCGATTGTCTTAAAAACGAAAACTCGTGCAAATACTTTATTCCccactttcgatttatttttccaacgTGAACTGTCACTTTTTGTACCATGTATTTAGAAACACTATGTACAGGCCAATCCCGGTAATCGACACGTGCGTCGGTGAAAGTGATTTTCAGCGTTGCTTTAATTATTAGGAAGAGGATTCTCTTAATTAGGTACAATTTTCTAATTAGCGTTTCGTAGACTGAATGTAAGTCTGCAGAATGTTATTGATAAAATTGTCGAAGTAACTACAACGTGAACATTATCCTTTGGCAATACACGATTTCTCAAACGATTTCCATGCACAAGTCCTTTTGCGACTGAACGCCATAAGGCTTCTTCCTATCCAAACCGTCGATAATTATCGACAGTggtcgtcgacgatcgataaaaatcgaacAGAAATGTTTCATCAACTTACAATGTAACAGAAATTCATAATTGAACCGATCTAAAAGACGTCAACAACTTTAGAATTCTATTTCAGATATTTCCGACATATTTATTTACCCCTGTAATTATCATACATCATGGTATCAAATGAAacgatataattattaatataaaatgtataaaatattgggTAATCGTTACCGATTGAGCCCTAAAAAATATCGGGTACGGGTTCAACGTGCTAAGGTGAGAAGCTAGATTTGCATCCGCGATATCATTCGTAATAACCACGGCAATGAGACACGAGAGAGTTATTTTCTCACGTTACAGATAGCGCGCAGCAGCATCCTCGTCACGTTTAATTAGACGAAATCAGGTTTGAGCAAATTTtgcttgaaattaaaataaaatgtaatgaTTTAAACGAGTAGTTCTTTTTCACGATTTGATCAGCCagatcgaaaataatttttcgtgcAAGTGACGTTTTGCGATCGCAGTTTATACTGTCGTTACATAAACTAAGAAGGAAACTTATGAATTAAATTCAAGAGAAGCAATTAAACACaggttcgaatagtatttccgAAGAATGTAATTATGAAAGTGCCCAAGGTCGAgatccattcaataacttccCGCCTGTCTTTTTGTTTCAGGTAAGAATTTTTCCACAAGGTATAATGAAACAATCGAGGATatgttaaaataaaatgaattgcTTTTCCAAGGATCATTGCGTCACGGATACAGCATGCGGCGTTTACGCGTAATTCATTACCGCGCATACACGTGTACAAGCACGAGCCATCGTTCATAATACATCTTGTATCGGTATCTTAGATTTACCTCTGGACAATTTACCTTTCGCACAATGTAATAGACATTGATTACGCGTCCTTTGGAGAAAATCTAACTATCGATAAGAAAATCTTCCTCGAACATTTCGATGAAAGtgaaattcgttcgttcgttcgttcgtccgtcgccacgcgcgcgcgcgcgcgcgagaaagTGCATTAATAATTCAAAGAAGCTATTATTTTTTTCAGCACGTTTTCTGAACTTCTTCTAGACTTCGCGGCGACGTTACGCCGTAAAATCTTCGTGACAGAATTGCATCGGTTCGTTTCACGCGACGACGTGACAATTCGATGATTATTTTCTTGCTGTAAGTTGCGACGAGTCACTTTCGGTCCAAACCGAATCAACGGACGTGTTTACGTGAATGCGGTCGACAGCGGAACGAATCTCTTCGCGTTCCATTCTCGAAACGCGTCAGTCACGATGACTATTTCCTCGCGGGACACAATCGTCATCTTCTTATTCGCTTCTTTTTCTGTTTACGAAATACCTCACGTTCGTTA from Ptiloglossa arizonensis isolate GNS036 chromosome 14, iyPtiAriz1_principal, whole genome shotgun sequence encodes:
- the Chb gene encoding CLIP-associating protein isoform X1, with product MAVNPRDLDGFMPLLSTTDIKKKLNVGNLLFNYLGDEKKSIECQDIGQFIDNIIPWLSNGNPKVVQNGLEILTFLADRMGHDFKPYTSTIIQPTIDRLGDSKDATREKAQLALLKIMEKGCMSPQQLLDRLRPAFNHKNAKLREEALILLTTTLNEHGADEMMLSGVIPSIVKLLSDPSEKVRETSLNTLADIYRHVGERLRVDLQRKHNVPQPKLIMLIEKFDQLKAAGDLLPLAMSSDVGKSTDEPDRAIKSAPVKRSAAPPKRGQFGPARIPSSALGQAGAVDEETFLTAFEDVPSVNLFSAKDLEEQMKVIKDNVGDDKKDWKQRTESMKKLRSIVIAGGTNYENFLECLKNVQRPFEVACSDLRSQVVREACITLAFLSQHLKNKFASFGEAVLLTLMNLIQNSAKVVATAGAVAVRFILQNTHFSRFVPIITSCLNNKSKDIRRASCEYLNLILQTWPTQILQKHVQILQDTIKKGIADSDSEARAFARKSYWAFKDHFPEQAEALLNSLDTAYKRSLMSLSNSGSINSLNVVTRSASVSPRTSRPAMSAADRGTSGVRSTSAIDLQAAQRAKARMMYANISRQKASLPRPSKSPDTITVASPERTARTRTRMSGVSQSQPSSRSGSPSSRLSYATYNREGESLIARPRRLSGHGIRSTGNSREPSPQRFGMDRSFASKIRGRNLHMSPTDRPQSRPVMAQKMLQQSREAESALADALTFDNIDSYTRTPRVKGDHSDDSETSSICSERSMDSFRRPNDSFSWSGSQQRLYRDMWDQSIPKDIKDIIENCAHKHWGDRKEGLVGLQHFLSNGNTLTATELRKVTDIFTKMFMDSHTKVFSLFLDTLNELVATHSEDLGDWLYVLCARLMNKLGTDLLGSILAKIHKTLDVVRECFPGEQLLPAVMRYLTDPTQTPNSRVKLATLTFITQIAETAEPSALNNSAGSALARLLDWSNDVKSQEVRKHAQNAVISLYNLNPPKVTMILAELPKYYQEAALPLVQNHLRKSSGTSNPASPGTPPPRAQSSPARSKAKGDIDNADENLEEVYNASYRSLRRTTAEIQNYGFERLERATTSKDSGISNMADVEEKMEGLTLCNSGRSSSVSSPTQRGRSVTNITVNGSSDTIAGDLILPQENNGYKTHGSSPDSAKRPECLDNMIKTLQSKVSQTEEKVSALQEFQQYVREGDASYIKQNFKKLLKTLLDSLTNDNKKMQVEVLQTFIDMLKCPELVDSFSVYPELLILKVISVYKLDDQKQDSSSSSSNSRSSVIILWIAEKCAATIAMVLKPEQIIHLVSTIITTEPYPLNMGAIKMLHKVVEHWGRDAIEPHLSKVMPGLIKAYDDYESAVRKSAVFCMVAIHLAVGEEVLKPHLSCLYTSKLKLLNIYIQRAQQANSQPASPRSNSKN